In Leptodesmis sichuanensis A121, the following are encoded in one genomic region:
- a CDS encoding S8 family peptidase codes for MKKVLLLVLFLIGLGWALSNFQGLAAKGNYDSIILNFREDVGAAQVENQLEAIAHQFNTSAHYNSEFSFNDRIFIMRGDEQTLKALRRSEVAKYTEFIEPDYVYHAYSIPNDPDYSKQWNFRSINMEPAWERTRGKGITVAVIDTGISAVPDLSKTKFVDGYDFVNDQVEAKDDNGHGTHVAGTIAQSTNNSFGVAGIAYEAALMPLKVLSSSGGGTVADIAEAIRFAADHKADIINMSLGGGGESHLMKEAIDYAHSKGVVVIAAAGNSARNAAEYPARYPHVIGVAALDPSGNKAPYSNYGAGVDISAPGGLIAGDDKTGGILQNTLNPQTGESIFEAYQGTSMAAPHVAGVAALIKAAGVTDPDEIETVLKKSALPVTDDNLNHYGAGKLNAAEAVTLALRGKITFEDFFQWLRDNGYLNPRFWIDGGVIALWPKLIMVLGSYLLAWFLKNYFPFTWTWSLSTGLVAGSSGLFFLKGVYLFDAPQWPFRLAGSSIPELGNALQASNGLNPFFASVLIPAILVVLLLGHAQWKWFAVGTTIGVAVCLTVSSITAPAVFWLGDGAIARTFLGVNALLCLGLAYLVLKPEVRTP; via the coding sequence AGAGAATCAACTGGAAGCGATCGCCCACCAGTTTAATACCTCCGCCCATTACAATAGTGAATTTTCGTTTAACGATCGCATTTTCATCATGCGGGGTGATGAGCAAACCCTGAAAGCCCTGCGGCGATCAGAAGTAGCCAAATACACCGAGTTTATTGAGCCAGATTACGTTTATCACGCCTATTCCATCCCCAATGACCCGGACTACAGCAAACAGTGGAATTTTCGCAGTATCAATATGGAACCTGCCTGGGAACGCACGCGGGGCAAGGGAATTACCGTAGCAGTGATTGATACAGGGATCAGTGCCGTTCCGGATCTGAGCAAGACGAAATTTGTAGATGGCTATGACTTTGTGAACGATCAGGTCGAGGCCAAGGATGATAACGGGCATGGCACCCACGTCGCCGGGACGATCGCCCAATCTACCAACAATAGCTTTGGGGTCGCTGGCATTGCTTACGAAGCTGCTCTCATGCCCTTAAAGGTACTCAGTTCCAGTGGTGGAGGCACCGTTGCCGATATTGCCGAAGCCATTCGCTTTGCCGCCGATCACAAAGCCGACATCATCAACATGAGTTTAGGCGGTGGTGGGGAAAGTCATTTAATGAAAGAGGCGATCGACTACGCTCACAGCAAAGGGGTGGTGGTCATTGCAGCGGCGGGAAACTCTGCCCGCAATGCGGCTGAATATCCCGCTCGTTATCCCCATGTAATTGGGGTGGCGGCTCTGGATCCATCGGGAAACAAAGCGCCGTATTCTAACTATGGGGCAGGCGTGGATATTTCTGCCCCCGGTGGCCTGATTGCAGGTGACGATAAGACAGGCGGCATTCTGCAAAACACTCTCAATCCTCAAACGGGTGAATCAATTTTTGAGGCTTACCAGGGAACCAGTATGGCGGCTCCCCACGTAGCTGGTGTGGCCGCACTGATCAAGGCAGCCGGTGTGACCGATCCCGATGAAATTGAAACGGTACTGAAAAAATCTGCCCTGCCTGTAACGGATGACAACCTGAATCACTACGGGGCGGGCAAATTGAACGCAGCAGAAGCAGTCACACTGGCTCTACGCGGCAAAATTACCTTTGAAGATTTCTTCCAGTGGCTGCGGGATAATGGCTACCTGAATCCCCGCTTCTGGATTGATGGAGGAGTGATTGCCCTCTGGCCCAAGCTGATTATGGTGCTTGGCTCCTACCTGCTGGCCTGGTTCTTAAAGAACTACTTCCCGTTCACCTGGACATGGTCTTTATCCACGGGGCTGGTCGCGGGTAGCTCTGGACTATTCTTTTTGAAAGGAGTTTACCTGTTTGATGCCCCCCAATGGCCATTCCGATTGGCCGGAAGTTCCATTCCCGAATTGGGCAATGCGTTACAAGCCAGCAATGGACTGAATCCGTTCTTTGCCAGTGTCCTGATTCCTGCCATCCTGGTGGTGCTGCTGCTTGGTCATGCTCAGTGGAAATGGTTCGCTGTGGGCACCACGATCGGTGTTGCCGTCTGTCTGACCGTCAGTTCAATTACGGCCCCCGCCGTTTTCTGGTTGGGGGATGGCGCGATCGCCCGCACTTTCCTGGGTGTGAATGCTCTGCTGTGCTTAGGTCTGGCCTATCTTGTTCTAAAACCGGAGGTTCGCACCCCATGA
- a CDS encoding thioredoxin family protein produces the protein MDRAVIKFSSEDCGICHKMSFYDQKVVEELGLQFIDCKMQDTATYRKYRKILLTQYPDKSEMGWPTYIVCDAPETDNFKILGEVKGGHPKGEFRSRLQAVLAETN, from the coding sequence ATGGATCGAGCCGTCATCAAATTTTCTTCAGAAGACTGCGGAATTTGCCACAAGATGTCGTTTTATGACCAGAAAGTTGTAGAAGAACTGGGGCTACAGTTTATCGACTGCAAAATGCAAGACACCGCCACCTATCGCAAATATCGCAAAATTTTGTTGACTCAATACCCTGACAAATCTGAGATGGGCTGGCCCACTTACATTGTGTGTGACGCTCCTGAAACCGACAATTTCAAGATTTTAGGTGAAGTCAAAGGCGGCCATCCGAAAGGAGAATTCAGAAGCCGCCTCCAGGCCGTATTGGCTGAGACAAACTAA
- a CDS encoding CHAT domain-containing protein: MTQEFHLSITPIHNYEYLIRTEQVPDGAQLAESSVIWPVEDWLIEASRLMDDPLMGLLRSGSAEELLLNGASTHRLPSSGRRSSSDNLIAFGQQLYNALFQGSIQESWMRAQGIAQHQRSRLRFRLGLKGTELHRLPWEVMYAGDRPLASGTGVVFSRYHSSFSVLKSRFPFHKTPGYEAHPPLKILMVLAAPNDQEMLALKQEAEYLQHELQKTSPQDESVLSPIELTILEQPGREELTQALEHNHYQVLHYAGHSDLGASGGSLYLVNRKTGLTELLSGDDLAGLLVNNGIRMAVFNSCRGVYSATSEAADQEGNLAEALVRRGIPAVLAMAERIPDDVALHLSRLFYRNLKRALPVDLSLNRTRQGLITSYGSDQLYWALPILYLHPEFDGYVQSIPDSITASRMSLDFPLTGGLDGDADPALPPIADHPNSNLPSSGNGRSHLPKPSEQWAADYASILQDSYTDGEPQDSHYFQDADFVEEDPDLPEEEAVARLVYEVSQSPTVLEPDEPDSLPPNNIPWERKSSPDYSVLLAPPLSQPPSSPAGRSPVSPTSQNSEHPENVNEASLEDVLDVLKNIMGKSTEKMLAAQRAVQSEPESAEAFTQLGWALFQQGYPKEAKIAYYRAIRLNPNYADAYSRLGVALHQQGEVKEAIQVFNRAVELDSSLGDAPTILRNLMQHDDRAEVPPAPVVSQPQPSLPRSVKPRPARSRKPLIWIGLVAIGLSTVVAARVFDRQVLQFRDWLYSASPTSSPIRVASPDRVEDWSNVDTAKVQAIAAEYLSQGNLVGAQSAIAALLDRRALQEAATVLQQIPSNPANPPAINFLKGKMTWQQWLAGNKDYSVAQAREFWEAAARDDSTALHQNALGFAYYAEGQWDRAEQAWLRALQSSGGTTPPQALQPGAIDNSTALTSYAGLAMASLKKADTAPPDQQSALRAEALKLRQRVLATDSVNFQPDALGKNWMWSEKAIQDWRSLLQQS; the protein is encoded by the coding sequence GTGACCCAGGAATTTCACCTCTCTATTACGCCAATTCACAATTATGAGTACCTGATACGCACAGAGCAAGTGCCGGATGGCGCTCAATTGGCAGAGAGTTCGGTGATCTGGCCTGTAGAGGACTGGTTAATAGAAGCCAGTCGCTTAATGGATGATCCACTGATGGGATTGCTACGGAGTGGCAGTGCGGAAGAATTGTTGCTGAATGGTGCCAGTACTCATCGCCTGCCCTCATCTGGTCGGCGCTCCTCCTCCGATAACTTAATCGCCTTTGGACAACAACTGTATAACGCTCTGTTTCAGGGCAGCATTCAGGAAAGCTGGATGAGAGCGCAGGGAATTGCTCAGCACCAGCGCAGTCGCCTCCGCTTTCGGTTGGGCTTGAAGGGAACTGAATTGCATCGGTTGCCCTGGGAAGTGATGTATGCGGGCGATCGTCCTTTGGCCAGTGGTACAGGAGTGGTCTTTTCCCGCTATCATTCCAGTTTCTCAGTCCTCAAATCCCGCTTTCCCTTCCACAAAACCCCCGGTTATGAGGCTCATCCTCCCCTGAAAATTCTGATGGTATTGGCGGCTCCTAACGATCAGGAAATGCTGGCCCTGAAGCAAGAAGCAGAGTATTTGCAACATGAGCTACAAAAGACCAGTCCCCAGGACGAAAGCGTTCTATCCCCGATCGAACTCACCATTTTGGAACAGCCTGGACGGGAAGAACTAACTCAGGCCCTCGAGCACAATCACTATCAGGTGTTGCACTATGCCGGACACAGCGATCTGGGAGCGTCGGGAGGCAGTCTTTATCTAGTGAATCGCAAGACAGGGCTAACCGAACTGTTGAGCGGAGACGACCTGGCAGGGCTGTTAGTCAACAACGGCATTCGCATGGCTGTCTTCAATTCCTGCCGAGGTGTGTATTCGGCCACTTCCGAAGCCGCTGATCAGGAAGGAAATTTGGCAGAAGCCTTAGTGCGGCGAGGGATTCCGGCAGTGCTGGCCATGGCTGAACGAATTCCCGATGATGTCGCTCTGCATCTGAGTCGGCTGTTCTATCGCAATTTGAAGCGAGCCTTACCGGTTGATCTGAGTCTGAATCGGACTCGTCAGGGATTAATTACCTCCTACGGGTCGGATCAACTCTACTGGGCACTGCCCATTCTCTATCTGCATCCTGAGTTTGATGGCTATGTACAATCCATTCCGGATAGCATCACCGCCTCCAGGATGTCCCTGGATTTTCCTCTAACAGGAGGGCTGGATGGGGATGCAGACCCAGCGTTACCCCCGATTGCCGATCACCCAAACAGTAATTTGCCGTCATCGGGAAATGGACGATCGCACTTACCCAAACCTTCAGAGCAGTGGGCCGCTGATTATGCCAGCATCCTTCAGGATTCCTACACCGACGGTGAACCACAAGACAGCCATTACTTCCAGGATGCAGACTTTGTAGAAGAAGATCCTGATCTTCCGGAAGAGGAAGCAGTAGCTCGGCTGGTTTACGAGGTTTCCCAAAGTCCGACCGTCCTGGAACCCGATGAGCCAGATTCCCTTCCTCCAAACAATATCCCCTGGGAGCGAAAATCCAGTCCAGATTATTCGGTTTTATTGGCTCCCCCCCTTTCTCAACCACCATCATCACCCGCTGGCCGTTCTCCAGTTTCTCCTACATCCCAGAACAGTGAGCATCCAGAGAACGTTAATGAAGCCAGTCTGGAAGATGTATTAGACGTGCTCAAAAATATCATGGGCAAGTCAACTGAGAAGATGCTAGCGGCGCAACGAGCGGTTCAGTCCGAACCCGAAAGTGCAGAAGCCTTCACGCAACTGGGTTGGGCGTTGTTTCAGCAAGGCTATCCTAAAGAAGCGAAGATTGCCTACTATAGGGCTATTCGGTTGAATCCTAACTATGCCGATGCCTACAGTCGGTTGGGAGTGGCATTGCATCAGCAAGGTGAAGTCAAGGAAGCCATTCAAGTCTTCAACCGGGCCGTGGAACTGGATTCCAGCCTGGGGGATGCTCCTACAATTCTGCGGAATTTGATGCAGCATGACGATCGTGCCGAAGTCCCACCTGCCCCAGTAGTTTCCCAGCCTCAGCCGAGCTTACCGAGATCCGTCAAGCCGCGCCCTGCCAGATCCCGGAAACCCCTCATCTGGATCGGACTGGTTGCCATTGGATTGTCTACCGTTGTAGCTGCTCGGGTGTTCGATCGCCAGGTGCTGCAATTCCGGGATTGGTTGTATTCTGCCAGTCCTACAAGCTCTCCCATTAGGGTAGCCAGCCCTGATCGAGTGGAGGATTGGAGCAACGTTGATACGGCCAAAGTGCAGGCGATCGCCGCAGAGTATCTCAGTCAGGGCAATCTGGTGGGAGCACAATCGGCGATCGCGGCGTTGCTGGATCGTCGTGCATTACAGGAAGCGGCGACTGTCCTCCAGCAAATTCCCAGCAATCCAGCGAATCCTCCAGCAATCAACTTTTTGAAGGGCAAGATGACCTGGCAGCAATGGCTGGCTGGCAACAAAGACTATAGTGTGGCTCAAGCCAGAGAATTTTGGGAAGCGGCGGCCAGAGACGACTCAACTGCTCTCCATCAGAATGCTCTAGGCTTTGCTTACTATGCGGAGGGCCAATGGGATCGGGCTGAACAAGCCTGGTTAAGGGCATTACAATCCAGTGGGGGAACAACTCCACCGCAAGCTCTACAACCGGGGGCCATCGATAACTCTACGGCCTTAACGTCCTATGCTGGGTTAGCGATGGCTTCCCTGAAAAAGGCAGATACGGCTCCACCGGATCAACAAAGTGCCTTACGCGCTGAAGCTCTGAAACTGCGCCAACGAGTTTTGGCCACAGATTCAGTAAACTTCCAACCTGATGCCCTGGGTAAAAACTGGATGTGGTCTGAAAAGGCAATCCAGGATTGGCGATCGCTCCTCCAACAGTCCTAA
- a CDS encoding response regulator yields the protein MTKRILVVDDDQDIRDVAQLALRKFGRWDVTAAPSGQDGLNLAKADPPDAILLDVSMPDMDGISVFEQLQRDPATQQIPVVLLTAKVLPSDRQRFAALGVWGVITKPFDPVTLSTQVAKLLGW from the coding sequence ATGACAAAAAGAATTCTTGTAGTGGATGACGACCAGGACATCCGGGATGTGGCTCAGTTAGCCCTGCGCAAGTTTGGCCGTTGGGATGTAACCGCCGCACCTTCAGGTCAGGACGGACTGAATCTGGCCAAAGCCGATCCTCCAGATGCCATTTTGTTGGATGTCTCCATGCCCGATATGGATGGCATCTCTGTGTTTGAACAATTGCAGCGAGATCCTGCCACGCAACAGATTCCAGTGGTGTTGTTGACTGCCAAAGTATTACCCAGCGATCGCCAGCGATTTGCGGCCCTGGGAGTATGGGGTGTGATCACAAAACCTTTTGATCCGGTGACTTTATCGACTCAAGTTGCCAAGTTATTAGGTTGGTAG
- a CDS encoding PAS domain S-box protein: protein MAHRLFRHPLSGIPLRWVLVVPFVLQTVGAVALVGYLSYRSGQQTVENLANRLMEETGNLVVHQLNENLEFAKLANRTNASAIRAGYIDGFNLKTVEPHYVEQLRLMPTLSALGLINEKREFLAVERPQPDSLILRRFKPTGTDWGLYRYFADQNGKNLALQDIRRNYDSHNDPPGNPWYEKARRSPDGTWRLVVTLAMGQDTPMLQLIHALPFNNARGQFSGVLAASVYLTQLGDFLKNLQISKTGQVFLIEPDGLLVATSTGEVPFDQQRRPNHAQNVAVKHRRLSSLQSQNPLTRAAATYLLTSRGQATGQVPLNQSQSASFWFNHQRYFVRTVPLAGELNWLAIVVVPESNFTGALEVNNGKTAFLSWLTLFVATGLGILTSRWISKPILRLSQASRALAQGEWQQSLKEDSPITELKTLNTSFNQTAEQLQRSLDLTRLALYESQDKFAKIFRTSPDAVNIVSMEDGTYVEVNEQFVQITGYSREEVIGHTALELNLLADPEQALQLGEMLQTGQPIRNLEIKLRTRAGQFKTGLMSSELLDLEGQRCVLSIFKDVSDRKQAEQALRDSEARFQKIADAAPGEIYILLQHPDGSYEFEYMSPACRDIQELEPEQILRYPELSFEQVHPDDRAGMYTCAAESAATLQPFSHEWRLITPSGLVKWVQVSARPERRQNGDIAWYGVLQDISDRKQVEAALRQSEEHFQKLAAASPGVIYTVVEYPDGPVRYEYLSPAFEEIHEVPVADVLQDATITLQQIHPDDRAGYQQAVAESLAAMQPFKHEWRIITPSGKTKWIQASSRPERRENGEIAWHGVVVDVTDRKQAEAKLEQAIQQIDTHFENSPLAIVQWDQHYRVLRWSKQAERIFGWTAAEVIHQSWLDWNFVYEADLEYVNTSIAPLLNGAVSNISIQNRNYTKEGRVITCQWYTSAVFDETGNLLSMLSFAQDISDRLRAELELTKAHDLREAIFNEATDAIFLVEAPPNQLILDCNQCAVEMFEVECKQDLIGIEGNTLQKTQFTAEELAAIGAELMQKGYWSREIEYVTKQGRIFWGSMAAKPIQIGDQMLQLVRLTDISDRHELDRIKDEFISIVSHELRTPLTAIRGSLGILETGILNEEPDTVHHMLQVAVRNSERLVRLVNDILDLERLESGKVQLVMEPCWVSDLMEMALEGMQAIAAEADITLHSSPIHAQVCAAPDAIVQALTNLLGNAIKFSSPGGMVWLKAEIGNGERQEDLTQNSKLKTQNSFPPPPCLLSTPYLLFSIKDQGRGIPADKLDNIFGRFQQVDVSDARQKGGTGLGLAICKSIIQQHGGQIWAESVLGQGSTFYFTLPLQQDQEGKGESGIGNPDHNDE, encoded by the coding sequence ATGGCTCATCGTCTTTTTCGCCATCCCCTGTCTGGTATCCCCTTACGGTGGGTATTGGTGGTGCCCTTTGTGCTCCAAACTGTAGGAGCCGTGGCACTGGTAGGGTATCTGTCTTATCGCAGTGGGCAGCAGACAGTCGAAAATCTGGCCAATCGGTTGATGGAGGAGACGGGAAATCTTGTCGTTCACCAGTTAAATGAAAATCTGGAGTTTGCCAAACTAGCCAATCGCACCAATGCCTCTGCCATTCGAGCCGGATACATCGATGGGTTTAATCTCAAAACTGTAGAACCCCATTATGTAGAACAGCTACGGCTCATGCCTACGCTTAGTGCACTGGGGCTGATTAATGAAAAGCGTGAATTTCTTGCTGTAGAACGCCCGCAGCCTGACTCTTTGATTCTTCGGAGATTTAAGCCAACCGGCACCGACTGGGGATTGTATCGCTATTTTGCAGATCAAAATGGCAAAAATTTAGCCCTGCAAGACATCCGCCGGAATTACGATTCGCATAATGATCCGCCTGGAAATCCCTGGTATGAGAAGGCACGGCGATCGCCCGATGGCACCTGGCGACTGGTCGTTACCTTGGCAATGGGGCAAGACACTCCCATGCTGCAACTGATTCACGCGCTCCCGTTCAACAATGCCAGGGGCCAGTTTAGTGGAGTTTTGGCGGCCAGTGTCTATCTTACTCAACTCGGCGATTTTCTAAAAAATTTGCAGATCAGCAAAACCGGGCAGGTGTTTTTGATCGAACCAGATGGGTTGCTGGTGGCCACCTCTACTGGGGAAGTCCCATTTGATCAGCAGCGCAGGCCAAATCATGCTCAAAATGTGGCTGTGAAGCATCGGCGGTTATCTTCTCTGCAAAGCCAAAATCCGCTGACTCGTGCTGCTGCCACCTATCTGCTGACCTCCAGGGGACAGGCCACAGGCCAGGTTCCCCTAAACCAGTCTCAGTCTGCCAGTTTCTGGTTCAATCATCAACGATATTTTGTGCGCACCGTTCCCCTCGCAGGGGAGTTAAACTGGCTGGCGATCGTCGTGGTACCAGAGTCTAATTTTACCGGAGCGCTCGAGGTCAACAATGGCAAAACAGCGTTTTTATCCTGGTTGACCTTATTTGTGGCAACAGGGTTGGGCATCCTCACCTCACGCTGGATTTCCAAACCGATTTTGCGGTTAAGTCAAGCCAGTCGTGCTTTAGCCCAGGGGGAATGGCAGCAATCCTTAAAAGAAGACAGCCCGATTACAGAACTCAAAACTCTCAACACATCCTTTAACCAGACAGCCGAACAACTGCAACGTTCCCTCGATCTCACCAGACTGGCGCTGTATGAATCCCAGGATAAATTTGCCAAGATTTTTCGCACCAGTCCAGATGCCGTCAACATTGTCAGCATGGAAGATGGCACCTACGTGGAAGTGAATGAACAGTTTGTTCAGATCACTGGCTATTCCCGTGAGGAAGTCATTGGTCATACGGCCCTGGAATTAAACCTGTTGGCAGACCCGGAACAGGCCCTGCAATTGGGTGAAATGTTACAAACCGGGCAACCCATTCGGAATCTGGAAATTAAACTGCGAACCAGAGCCGGACAGTTCAAAACAGGATTAATGTCCTCAGAACTGCTTGACCTGGAGGGACAACGGTGTGTGTTATCGATTTTTAAGGATGTCAGCGATCGCAAACAGGCAGAACAAGCCCTGCGAGACAGTGAAGCCCGTTTTCAAAAAATTGCGGATGCCGCCCCTGGCGAAATTTACATCCTGCTGCAGCATCCTGATGGCTCCTATGAGTTTGAATACATGAGTCCGGCCTGCCGGGATATTCAGGAATTGGAGCCAGAGCAGATCTTACGATATCCGGAGCTTTCGTTTGAGCAGGTACATCCGGACGATCGAGCCGGGATGTACACTTGTGCCGCCGAGAGTGCCGCCACCTTGCAACCCTTTTCCCATGAATGGCGACTTATCACTCCCTCCGGTCTGGTGAAATGGGTGCAGGTGTCTGCCCGTCCTGAACGCCGCCAGAATGGAGATATTGCCTGGTATGGGGTGTTGCAGGATATCAGTGATCGCAAACAGGTAGAGGCGGCATTACGCCAAAGCGAGGAACACTTCCAGAAACTGGCCGCAGCATCACCGGGGGTCATTTACACCGTGGTGGAATATCCGGATGGCCCGGTACGTTACGAATACCTCAGCCCTGCCTTTGAGGAAATTCATGAAGTTCCAGTTGCAGATGTGCTGCAGGATGCCACAATTACCTTGCAGCAGATACATCCCGACGATCGTGCAGGCTACCAACAAGCCGTGGCCGAGAGCCTCGCTGCTATGCAGCCCTTCAAGCATGAATGGCGAATTATCACTCCCTCTGGTAAGACCAAATGGATTCAGGCCAGTTCCCGTCCCGAACGACGCGAGAATGGTGAAATTGCTTGGCATGGAGTTGTGGTTGATGTCACTGACCGGAAGCAAGCCGAAGCAAAACTGGAACAGGCCATCCAGCAGATTGATACTCACTTTGAAAATTCACCCCTGGCGATCGTGCAATGGGATCAGCATTACCGGGTGCTGCGCTGGTCAAAGCAGGCAGAGCGCATTTTTGGCTGGACAGCGGCAGAAGTAATTCATCAATCCTGGCTGGATTGGAACTTTGTCTATGAGGCCGATCTTGAGTATGTGAATACCAGTATTGCTCCCTTACTGAATGGCGCTGTCTCTAATATCTCGATCCAAAACCGGAACTACACCAAAGAGGGTCGGGTGATTACCTGCCAGTGGTATACCTCAGCCGTGTTTGATGAGACGGGAAATCTGCTCTCTATGCTTTCCTTTGCTCAGGATATTAGCGATCGCCTGCGGGCAGAACTGGAACTGACCAAGGCCCATGATTTACGAGAAGCCATTTTTAATGAGGCGACGGATGCCATTTTTCTGGTAGAAGCTCCTCCTAACCAGTTAATTCTCGACTGTAACCAATGTGCCGTAGAGATGTTTGAGGTGGAGTGTAAACAGGATTTAATTGGGATTGAGGGTAATACCTTACAAAAGACTCAATTCACTGCAGAGGAATTAGCTGCCATCGGAGCAGAACTCATGCAGAAGGGCTACTGGAGCCGGGAGATCGAATACGTGACGAAGCAAGGGCGGATTTTCTGGGGCAGTATGGCGGCTAAACCCATTCAAATCGGCGATCAAATGCTGCAATTAGTACGATTAACAGATATCAGCGATCGCCACGAGCTGGATCGAATTAAAGACGAATTTATTTCCATCGTCAGCCACGAACTCCGGACTCCCCTGACCGCTATTCGTGGCTCTCTTGGTATTCTTGAGACAGGCATTCTGAACGAAGAACCGGATACCGTCCATCATATGCTCCAGGTGGCAGTTAGAAATAGCGAACGCCTGGTGCGATTAGTGAATGACATTCTGGATCTGGAGCGGCTGGAATCAGGCAAAGTTCAGTTAGTCATGGAACCCTGCTGGGTCAGCGACTTGATGGAAATGGCTCTGGAAGGCATGCAAGCGATCGCCGCTGAGGCAGACATTACCCTGCACAGCAGCCCCATCCATGCCCAGGTTTGTGCGGCACCAGACGCGATCGTCCAGGCTCTTACCAATCTCCTGGGAAACGCCATCAAATTCTCCTCCCCCGGTGGCATGGTGTGGCTCAAAGCAGAAATAGGAAATGGGGAACGGCAAGAAGATCTAACTCAAAACTCAAAACTCAAAACTCAAAACTCTTTCCCCCCTCCCCCCTGCCTACTTTCTACTCCCTACCTCCTCTTCTCCATCAAAGATCAAGGACGCGGCATTCCGGCTGATAAACTAGACAACATCTTTGGACGATTTCAGCAGGTAGATGTCTCTGATGCTCGCCAGAAAGGAGGAACAGGTCTGGGGCTAGCCATTTGCAAGAGTATCATTCAGCAGCATGGTGGGCAGATTTGGGCAGAGAGTGTACTTGGGCAGGGCAGTACCTTCTACTTCACCTTGCCCTTACAACAGGATCAGGAAGGCAAGGGAGAATCAGGAATCGGGAACCCTGATCACAATGACGAATGA
- a CDS encoding serine/threonine protein kinase produces MNVLLESIRQTLLPGVKIASLDPHNPVVVHYVPPPWQVLGTGNYAAVFYHPDFPDQVVKVYAPGRSGQQEEIQVYRRLGPHPAFSQLLYAGDEFLILKRLHGITLYNAMHLGIPIPKQVIQDIDEALRYARQRGLFPHDVHGRNVMMQDGRGLVVDVSDFLHQETCSAWKDLKTAYYWLYRPFLSPLRVRVPYFMLDLVRLVYRLWRRFTDAWGHFLLKGR; encoded by the coding sequence ATGAACGTACTCCTGGAAAGCATTCGTCAAACCCTGCTGCCTGGGGTCAAAATTGCCAGTCTGGATCCTCACAATCCAGTCGTTGTTCATTACGTCCCTCCACCCTGGCAGGTATTAGGCACTGGAAATTATGCTGCCGTGTTTTATCATCCTGATTTTCCAGATCAGGTTGTTAAGGTTTATGCGCCTGGTCGTTCTGGGCAGCAAGAAGAGATTCAGGTCTATCGCCGTTTGGGGCCACATCCTGCCTTCTCGCAACTGTTGTATGCCGGAGACGAGTTTCTGATCCTCAAGCGGCTGCACGGCATTACGTTATATAACGCGATGCATCTGGGCATACCAATTCCCAAACAGGTCATCCAGGATATTGATGAGGCTCTTCGCTATGCTCGTCAACGTGGGCTATTTCCCCATGATGTCCATGGACGGAATGTGATGATGCAAGACGGACGGGGATTGGTGGTGGATGTTTCTGATTTTCTGCACCAGGAGACGTGTTCTGCCTGGAAGGATTTGAAAACAGCGTACTATTGGCTCTATCGCCCGTTTTTGAGTCCACTACGGGTACGAGTCCCCTATTTCATGCTGGATCTTGTTCGGCTGGTCTACCGTCTGTGGCGGCGGTTCACTGATGCCTGGGGGCACTTCCTCCTAAAGGGTCGGTAA